agaataacatcCTTGTTTCACCCCCGATGGTCCCATCATCCCAGGGGATGGGAATTGTCTTCAGGGGAGCCAGCTCAGGCAGGGATTGTCAGGTAGCTGTTGGGGGGAGCATTCATGAGGGGGTGGGATAGTACTAAAGACTTGTTGTGAATTGCTTAAAATGAGGCCATTTCTTTTTGGGAACAAACTGTTTGAGATGGGGTGCGAATTCCCTGATCTCTGCATCCAGAAACCAGAGCCCTGAAGTGCCCATAGTCAGGGGCTTCTGGGAATAGAGGCAAAAATCCAGAGCCTAAAAATACAGCAATGAGTGTATCAGAAACAGCTAGATAGGATAACTGTCCAAGTAACTCCAAGGAAGTTCTCACAAACTCCTAGTCCTGCCCAAGCCCAAGCCCAGACATGGCCTCCCAGCTCCCAAGATAGACCAGACCGGAGAAACAGAAGTACCAAGACCTGAGGACGCAGCTGGATTCATTTGTCATTGCAAAGAGCATTGTAAAGGCACAGGTACTGTCTCATGACTCAGCTTTTCTGCTGACAGCAATTTGTGTATTATTGTTTCGGTTAATGGGCACAGAAAATTTGCCTTTgaaacaaattaaattaatgcCACTTAAAGCCAGCGCCAGCAGCACTCAATGAGTGTCCATCCCCCATAAATGCCAGCCCCTTCCTCCTCAAAACCAGGTCAACAGCTCAACCCTGCAGAATCCTCTGAACAGATGTGGGCTATTTTGGACCAGGTGGGATGAGGAGTAGATTCCAAAGTATGAGAGATAACCAGTTGCCGTGCTCTGTGGTATGGAAGGACATGTGTCCAAAGGACAGACTCTGGGATGGAGGGTTCCCAGCACATCTTTTTCTGTCACTGGCATAAGAGAAGGACTGTTTCTATTTATGGAATACACAAAATTTGTCTGCAAAGTCTGTTCTTCCCAAATCCCCAAATTACTGCTTACTCCTGAAGGGACTTTTCATCTTCTGGGTATTTGGTGACATCATTTCCCTCGCTGTAGGTCTGGGCAGTGATTGAGTCGTGTCCTGCAGTGTCTGGAGATGCCAGAATCCCCTACAGGGGGTGCAACGTGTCTCTCACTAGGAAACTTCCCCAAAGGGCCTCTATTATTGCTGAGGGGTAATGATGCAGTAGCTTAGTGACGCTGTGAAAAGTGTACTTTGTGTGCCGGTGCCTGCAGCTTCTAATCTGACAAAGAGGTGAATTTTCTCAGGAGAGGAAATGTGATCTAGGGAACTAGCCTGGCACTCTTGAGAGTCAATGTCAGTTTCCtactctgctccagatgctatcTGTGATGCCGGGCAAAGTGCTTCCCAGGTCCCAATTTGCCACCTATAAAatgagaattattttttttatttgcctagGAGCTGCTGTTGTGGAGCAGGACCCcgctgtgctaggcacagtacaaaatGAACAAAAAGACAATTTCTGTCCCAAGGAGTTTGCAAtctaagtaataataataactctctcACATGGGTGCTTTGAGGGTAAATAGATTATAGATTATGAGGTGCTGAAATACTAGGGTGATGGTGGTCAGATAAGTGATGGAAATATCTAGAAAATAGTGATTAATATCAGATTGGCTACACTTTGCAGTTGTTTTTCCTCTTTGTGAGATGCCTGCAAACAGATAGCAGGATTCTCAGCTGTATTCAGAAGGATTACAGATTTCCTTCTTTATTCTTGGTTGGCAGGTCATTCGGATTATGACTCTTACAACTGCATGTACCCTATActccaggttttttgtttgtttttttgctgggCCCCGCTTTGAAAGTATTTTAGGCTGTGACAACACTCCCCAACCTCCAGAAAAAAGTGATGGAACATTACTGTACATACTCATAGGAGCACTAAGCGAAGCACGTAATCATTATCTCTGCAGTCAAAAGCACTGAAGCCTTTCAAAAAGTGTAAAGCAACAgtatggtactgccacccttacttctgcactgctgctggcagcggtgctaccttcagagctgggtagccggagagtggcggctgctttATTCCCCCCTCCCGCTCCAGTTCTCCTTTCCTCCGTCCTctatttgggaacttgaaatatggtcaccctagcaaaGGATCTAAAGGTTATCACAATATTTTTTGTGATCGCACGACTCCCCTACAATAGCTTTGTAATCCCCTTTTGGGTCAGTACTCTAAGTTTGTGAAACGCTGCTATACTCCTTTTGGAGCCCAGTTGTACAGCTAATGTGAGATGCCCCATTCTTAAAGTAAGAAACTGGGTGTAAAATCCTGGAACGTTCTTTGCTGGAAAGACACAAAGAATGTGTAACAGACCTTGATCTCACATATTTTCCTTCCCTCTGCAGGATTTCTGATTCACCCTCTGTGATCTCCTGGATGGAATGAGGCGATGAGCtgtgggtcccagatctccaaGGATTTGAGGGACAGGAGATCCCAGGAAGCACGTGCGCCAGTGGGAATACCATTCAAGCAATTCAGAAGCCCTCAGGTGCGTGAATTAAAAAGCTAGGATTCCCACCAAAGCCCCGGAGTTCCCCCAGTTCTGCCTGATATCACCCCAGGTCTCCAGCAGGTATTGTATCCTCCTGGCAGATGCCATTCATGGCTTCCTACTCACCCTTGTCAGTaaactccttcccttcccttctctcgGGGTTCAGATAGGCTCAATTGGCAGGATtggctcctcttctctctcctctgggTGAATTGGAGGGTTTGGGAGGGATTTGACTCCTGTTTTTCATCCCTCATGATTATTTCACTCCCTTTGCAGTTTCTGTTCCTGAGACTCTTGTTCTCCCTGTCAGAGGCAAGGACTcatgtctggattctctccatTTATTGCAGCTGCAGAGGGGATGGTGAATGAGGATGTggaggacagtccccagcagaaTGTCCCTaaggagctggagctgcaggggccTTGCCAGGGAGAAGGTTGTGGGACTGACAGCAGCTCAGAAAGGCAACAGAGAAAttgctcaggaaaaaaaaaggttcaGTCCCTTTCATGTGACAAAGGCTTCAAGGGTGAGAATGTCCCCCAGAGCTACCCAACTGGAGAGAATATATACTTGGATACAGAGTGTGGGGAAGGCTCTGGTCTGCACTCAGGTCTGGGACAACGTCAGACAGCCCAATGGGGAGACAAACCCCATAAATGTGccgagtgtgggaaatgcttttGTGGGAGCTCGAACCTGattacgcatcagagaatccacacgggagaaaaACCTTATCACTGCCCCaactgcgggaaaagcttcagcgtGAAATCAAACCTCAcgacccatcagagaatccacacgggagagaaaccctataagtGCTCTCACTGTGATAAAAGGTTCAGCCAGAGCTCAGACCTCACTAAACACCAgcgaatccacacgggggagagaccCTACAGATGTGATgcatgtgggaaaagcttcagtcggagctcgcGGCTCCTGAcgcaccagagagtccacacaggagtgAAACCTTATAAATGCcctaagtgtgggaaaagcttccgcGTGAGCTCCCATCTCACTAAGCATCGACGGACCCACACGGGAGAGAGGCCTTATCTGTGCTCGGAATGCGGGAagagctttagtcagagctcagacctcACTGCCCACCAGAGGACCCATACAGGGCAGAGACCCTATGGATGCCCtgactgcgggaaaagcttccgcCAGAGCTCACACCTCGTTAGACACCAGAGAACCCACACGGGCGAGAGGCCCTTCagatgcactgagtgcgggaaaagcttcagcgtGAGCTCAGAGCTCCTTGCCCACCAGCGAACTCACACAGGCGAGAGGCCCTTCACCTGCCCCAGCTGTGGGGAGAGCTTCGGCCGGAGCTCCACCCTGGTCctacaccagagaatccacagcCAGGAAAAGCCCTACAAATGCCCCAACTGTGGTAAAGGCTTTGGCCGTAGGTCACTCCTCATCCTGCACCAGAGGATCCACCTGGGGGACAGACCCTACAGCTGTGGGGACTGCGGGGAGAACTTTATTGACGGCTCCAACTTTATGAAACACCAGAGAGCCCATGTgggagagaagccctacaaaTGCCCCGAGTGCAGAAAAGGGTTTGTGCGCAGCTCAGATCTCATTAAACACCAGAGGATCCACGCTGGGCACAAGCCGTTcacgtgcactgagtgcgggaagagTTTCAGCGAGAGCTCCAACCTGCACAGGCACCGGAGGGCCCACACGGGTGACCGGCCCTACAAGTGCTCCAGCTGTGGGAAGAGCTTCGGCCAGAGCTCTGACCTCATCAAACACCAGCGCACGCACATGGGTGACCGGCCCTACAAATGCACtgactgcgggaaaagcttcaggcagAGCTCGGACCTGGTCAAACACCAGAGGATCCACAAtggagagaagccctacaaatgcccagactgtgggaaaagctttagtgtGAGCTCAAGCCTTGCCTCACACCAGAGAATCCATGTCGCAGCGAAGCCCTACGAGTGCCCTGAGTGTGGGCAAAGCTTCAGCGTGAGATCCACCCTGTCTACGCACCAGAggatccacagtggagagaagccCTTCAAGTGCTCCGATTGTGGGAAAGGTTTCGGCCGCAGCTCCAACCTGGTCAGGCACCAGCGGATCCACACTGGGGACAGACCCTACCGGTGctgggactgtgggaaaagcttcactcagagctcGACCCTTAATAGACACCGGAGAGTCCACATGGGAGAGCGGCCTCTCCTGCCTGCTGCATCAGAGTGATGGACAAAGCCAATGATGTCTTGGCCAGCTGGCCAGAGGGTTATTGGTACTCGGGGCCTGGCCATACACCCCTCATGGCTGTGCCCCTGGGCTGGCATGACTGTGAATGATGAttttattatccatataaatgtctatcCTTTTCCTGAATCCTAGTACACATTCCTCACCTCAGTACTTTCTTGGGTCTTTTCCTGGAGGCCTGAGttccttgtctacacaggaaagttaaggtgtgaatttaaactgatCTAGTTATCCCTGTttaacccccccagccccacatggaAGCTTTTATTCCAATATAAGGGTGGCCTTTTTCCAGTTTAGTTTACAACATTTAGCCACAGGAATTAAGCAAACTGAATACGGCACTGTTATGCTAGTATAACTGGTAAAACTTTCCCCACACAGAGAAGACCTGGGGCTCTCTGGTTTCAGGAACTTTGTGGAGtaagtccccccacccccgtttcaAACAGTGGAAATGCATGGATGTCTTCTCAGTGATCTCACAGGCTTCTTCAGGTCAGTTCAAATCTTAACCCCTTCTTTTCTGCTTTCCCAAACATCAGCGTTAGCTAGCCAGTGGTGGAAATGTCTCAGACTTGGCTGAGTTCATCACTGTACAGCAGCATCAGCTACTTTCAGTGGTGGAAACAGTGCTGGGGATGGTTCAGTGGTCCAcgtttggtgggggtggggtgggggggaagctgaTAGAAAGCGAGCTGAAAGGGGCTGTTCAGATAAAATACCCACAACAAACACTGAAAAAGGATCTAGATTCTGTTCTCAGTGATGCTAGGGTGAATACTGAGTGGCCCCACCAGActcagtggagtcactctggatcAACCCTGGTGTAGGATAGAGTGGAATCTGGCCAGATGGGTACATCTACAAAGTGGGAAAAATAAAACCCATGGCGGTGAGTTTACAAGCCCAGGTCTAtagactcaggcttgcagggctcacacTAGGAAGCTGAAAATAGCTGTGTCGATgttctggcttgggctggagcatgAGCTCTGAAACCCAGCCTGAGCTGGAAAGTCCACATGGTAGCACGAGCCCCGCAAGCCCcagtctgtagacccaggctctgagactcactgggatatttttgctgtgtagacatacccatggcATTTAATGGTTTGTTATCTCCTCTTACTCTCTGCTAAGAACTGTGTTGTTACAGTGGGAGGATGTGTACTCCACAAGTGTGTGTTTCCCCACTGGTTCCTATAAGACTTCCTGTATGAGTGGTGTTGCTTTCTGGGCAGATTCAGTGAGCCAGGAAATACAGCTGCATTTTACCAGAGGAATGATTTTTTAAAGtggaaattaaaatatatttctgtGCAGAATGTCTTCCCCCAAATCAAGCCGGCAGTCTGGGGGACATCAGCACGGCCATTGAAGAAGCTGGAGATGCATTTGCCATAATCCCCGATATCACTTATTTCACCTCAGTGCTGCTTTCACACTTGTCATTTTGTTAAACGTCCTTTTTCTTTGAGTGCATTTGTTAGAGTCCTGGTGTGGATGCTGGTTTTGCTCACTGTTCATGGAGGCCACTTTTGTTCACTGTTCATGCTTCGTCTCAacatagagctatgctgatttataccagctgaggttctggcccaaaGAGAGTACAGCTGGGATGTTTTAAagcttaaattaaaaaatataaaaaagttctATGAGGTCACATCCAAGGTACCAATGCAGCATTGTTCTCTACTGTATATTTATAAGACATCAATGCAAGAGATGTCCTC
The Mauremys reevesii isolate NIE-2019 linkage group 15, ASM1616193v1, whole genome shotgun sequence DNA segment above includes these coding regions:
- the LOC120383118 gene encoding zinc finger protein 271-like produces the protein MAVVELEQGLVTFREVAVYFSKEEWALLDPGQKALYRDVMQDNYETLISLGFVTPKPDLISQLERGEVSWVLDLQGSEKRDMLTGTCIAGDGTMNENKEENSQQEGPEQVEPQGMLSGRSEGDVSQTSEQGEACQTQLRPQRNLSGETRGKSSYRGRSLKGIPICQATHLGKGPKTLGDSGERYNSISHVISQQRICRAGKSKKCTDCGKSFVYKSELDRHNRIHTGDKPYKCLNCGKSFTLSSTLTKHQKTHTGERPYKCPNCGKSFRQSSHLARHEGTHREEKPFKCPDCAKHFSCTANLLTHQRIHTGEKPYKCQHCGKNFTHHSYLLGHQRIHTGEKPYKCRHCGKSFTHRSNLSTHQRIHTGERPCKPKDCEKSFSVSSDVIGPAEGMVNEDVEDSPQQNVPKELELQGPCQGEGCGTDSSSERQQRNCSGKKKVQSLSCDKGFKGENVPQSYPTGENIYLDTECGEGSGLHSGLGQRQTAQWGDKPHKCAECGKCFCGSSNLITHQRIHTGEKPYHCPNCGKSFSVKSNLTTHQRIHTGEKPYKCSHCDKRFSQSSDLTKHQRIHTGERPYRCDACGKSFSRSSRLLTHQRVHTGVKPYKCPKCGKSFRVSSHLTKHRRTHTGERPYLCSECGKSFSQSSDLTAHQRTHTGQRPYGCPDCGKSFRQSSHLVRHQRTHTGERPFRCTECGKSFSVSSELLAHQRTHTGERPFTCPSCGESFGRSSTLVLHQRIHSQEKPYKCPNCGKGFGRRSLLILHQRIHLGDRPYSCGDCGENFIDGSNFMKHQRAHVGEKPYKCPECRKGFVRSSDLIKHQRIHAGHKPFTCTECGKSFSESSNLHRHRRAHTGDRPYKCSSCGKSFGQSSDLIKHQRTHMGDRPYKCTDCGKSFRQSSDLVKHQRIHNGEKPYKCPDCGKSFSVSSSLASHQRIHVAAKPYECPECGQSFSVRSTLSTHQRIHSGEKPFKCSDCGKGFGRSSNLVRHQRIHTGDRPYRCWDCGKSFTQSSTLNRHRRVHMGERPLLPAASE